A section of the Nerophis ophidion isolate RoL-2023_Sa linkage group LG16, RoL_Noph_v1.0, whole genome shotgun sequence genome encodes:
- the LOC133535692 gene encoding urocortin-3-like translates to MRAAQFFFCLLLLHAQRSSPALARYDEDTIRGAPAVDAMNTVGASNSVLGSEHRPFLRQERAPRLSAQVPKRAQQGSRFALSLDVPTSILSVLIDLAKNQDLRTKAAANAELMARIGK, encoded by the coding sequence ATGAGAGCGGCGCAGTTTTTTTTCTGCCTGCTCCTTCTGCACGCTCAGAGAAGCAGCCCTGCTCTCGCCAGATATGACGAGGACACCATAAGAGGCGCGCCGGCCGTCGACGCCATGAACACCGTCGGGGCTTCGAACTCGGTGCTCGGCTCGGAGCATCGCCCCTTTCTCCGGCAGGAGCGTGCACCGCGCCTGTCGGCCCAGGTGCCCAAGAGAGCCCAGCAGGGGTCACGCTTTGCTCTGTCCCTGGACGTGCCCACCAGCATCCTCAGTGTCCTCATAGACCTGGCCAAGAACCAGGACTTGAGGACCAAAGCGGCGGCCAACGCGGAACTGATGGCACGGATTGGCAAATAA